The Paraburkholderia agricolaris genome includes the window GCATCGACACGCAGATGGTCGAGGCGGTTCTCGCGCACCGGCCGATGAGCCGTCGCGCGGCGCTCGACGAAGCGCGCGCGGCGCTTGCACAGGTCGGCATCCCCGCGCCGGACGAGCGTTTGAAGTGTTATCCGCATCAGTTCTCCGGCGGCATGCGGCAGCGCGTTGCGATTGCGATCGCGTTGATCAACCGGCCCGAAGTCGTGATTGCCGACGAACCGACTACCGCGCTCGACGTCACCATTCAGGCGCAGATTCTCGGCGAAATCCAGCAGCTTTGCCGCAACTCGGGCACGGCGCTGATCTGGATCACGCACGATCTGTCGGTGGTCGCGGGGCTCGCGGATCGCGTATGCGTGATGTACGGCGGCAGGATCGCCGAACACGGCAGCGTCGATCAGGTGCTCGATACGCCGCGCCATCCGTACACACGCGGCCTGATGAATTCGATTCCGAGCCGCAATCCAAAAGGCGTGATGCTGCGGCAGATTCCGGGTGCGCCGCCTTCGCTGCTCACATTGGGCGGCGGCTGCGCGTTCCGCACGCGCTGTTCATCCGCGGTGCCCGAATGCGCCCAGGAGATCGCCGAATCGATCGACCACGAAGGCCATATGGTTCGTTGTATCCGGCCCGTCGTCGATGAACACGAGGAGACTGCATGACCCCGCTGCTCGAATTGCGTAACGTCACCAAGACGTTCGCTCCCAAACAGGATGCGACCGGGCGTTTCGTCCGGGCAGTCACCGGACGGCAGCCGCCGAAGGGCGTGCAGGCAGTGACCGATCTGAGTCTGACGGTGAACGCCGGCGAGGTGGTCGGCCTGGTCGGCGAATCCGGTTGCGGTAAATCGACGGTCGGCCGCCTTGCGGCTGGCGTCTACTGGCCGACGAGCGGCAAACGCTACTGGCAGGATACCGATATGGCGTCGCTCGGACGGCGCGAGCGCAATCGTGCCGAACTCGATATCCAGATGATTTTCCAGGACCCGTATGCGTCGCTGAACCCGCGTATGCGTGCCGCGGACATCGTCGCGGAAGGGGCGCACGTGCATGGCTTCATTCGCAAGGCCGATACACGCGATTTCGTCGGCGCGTTGTTTGAACGGGTAGGCCTCGATCCGGATTCGATGGACCGCTTCGCTCATCAGTTCTCCGGTGGCCAGCGCGCACGTATCGGTATCGCGCGTGCGCTGTCGGTGAATCCGAAGTTCCTCGTTTGCGATGAATCGGTGGCGGCACTCGACGTGTCGATCCAGGCGCAGGTGCTGAATCTGTTTATCAAGCTGCGTGAAGAGCTTGGGTTGACCTATCTATTCATCAGTCACGATCTGGGCGTAGTGCGCCATATCGCGGATCGCATTGTCGTGATGTACCTCGGCAAGATCGTTGAATCGGGACCCACCGAGCAGGTCTATCAGAATCCGCAGCATCCGTATACGCAGGCATTGCTGGCGGAAGTACCGTCGCTCGACAAGCGCAAGAAAACTTTCTATGCCATCAAGGGTGAGATTCCGTCGCCGATGAATCCGCCTTCGGGGTGTCGCTTCCATCCGCGCTGCCCGCATGCGTTGCCCGTTTGCAAGGAAGCCGTACCTGAATTGAAGCGTGCTGCCGATGGACAATTCGCGGCATGTCATCTGATCGACTGAGTCAACGCTGCGCTTGAAGTCTGGCCCGGTGTGAACCGCATGGCAGCGATGCTGAGCGGCTCACACCGGGCTTTTTCATGGGCCGCACAAACGTGATTGACCGTGCCCGCGTGAGTCTCCAATTTTGAGGCGTAAAAAAGCCGGCTTGCGCCGGCATCAAATGGTGCCGCTCGACTCTCGCTATCGAGCGGCACGTCTCGCGATCAATCGGTTTGAAGCTGGGTCAGAACTTGTGGCGAATGCCGATGCCGGCGACGAGCTGCTTGTTGGTGCTCGAGGTCGGCAGCGTCAGAATCACCGCATGCGTACCGTCGCCGCTCGCCTGTTGATAGTTGACTTGCGCATACAGATCGGTGCGTTTCGACAGGAAGTAATCGAGGCCGACCGACGTCTGGCCCCAATGCGAATTCTCGAGCTTCGACCACGTGTATCCCGCGCCACCGACCAGCGCCGGCGTGAAGTGGTACAGCAAGCTGCCTTCCAGCGTGGTCAGCGTCGACGCATTACCCATGTAGGCGATCCGCGTGCCGGTGTAGTTCCCCATGATCCCGAACTTGCCGATCGAATAACTGCCGCCGAGTGCCCAGGTCTTCATGCTGTCCGCCACGATCGGGCCGGTCAGCGGCTGGCCGAACAGCGTGTTGACGCCCAGATCGTTGATCGGGTCGATGCGGAAGTTGTTGATATCCGTATAGGCGGCGCCAAGACTGAGCGGGCCATGATCGTAAGTCAGGCCGAAGCTCATCGAGCTGTTCTGATGGAAGTTGCCCGCGGTATTGCCGAAACCATACATTGCACCGGCAGTGAAACCGCCGAAGTTGTTGCTGACGAACTTGACCGTGTTATCCAGACGATCGCCCGAGACGCGGTCGTAGTCGCCTGGGTGGAATGCATATACACCGGCGACGTAGGCAATCGAATAGTTGCCGATGATGTCGCCCATGAAGTCGTACTGATGGCCCATGGTGAAGGTGCCGATCTGGTTCGACAGGCCCACGTAGGCCTGACGTCCGAAGATGCCACCTTGTCCAATCGTGCCGTTGTTCAGGTTGAAACCGTTCTCGAGGCGAAACAGCGCTTTCATGCCGCCGCCGAGATCTTCCGTACCCATGAAGCCGAGCCGGTTGCCCTGTGGGACACCCGTATCGGCGACCCACGCGGAATGACCGTTGCTGTTGCTCACGTAGCTGATACCTGAATCGACGATCCCGTAAATCGTTACGCTGCTCTGCGCCTGCGCACCCGCTGCAAAAGTACAAAGTGAAACGGCAGCAAGGGGTACCGCGAGGGTTTTTCTCATTGTTTGTCTCCTTTCCATGAATAGTCTGCGCCAGTTTTGTTGAAGATGCCGCATGTTTTGCGAGGCTTCGTTCGCAGTTGTTCCCGCCTCGCAACGTGTTGCACGCGCAACCATTTCGTTGTGGGAACGAAAGGCTGCGCGGCGGTCCCGCATCGCCCGTCATCAACTTGAGCAGTGCTTGACTTCGATAGAAGTGTATAACGATAATATAGTTATACAGAAGGCATTTTGACGTGACGAAGATGCTCGTAAACACGAAGTGACTCAGCCGCACACTTGCCGTTAATGCGCTGCTGTTCAGTTCGGTGCGCTGTTTTCAGAGGGGAGCCTTCAAGTCGTTGAAGGCTCCCTCAATAAAGCGGGTACCCTTGCGGGTTCTGCACATATAGGAGACGGAGATGGGAACAACTTTGCGGGGCTGGGGCCGGTTGGCAGTGTTGGCCGGTGCGTTGGCCGCGAGCGTATTTGTGCAGCAGAATGCAGGTGCAGCGGAATTCAGGTACGGAGTCAGCGCGGACGTTACGTCGCTCGATCCCCAGTTCGCCAACTTGCCGGGCAACCGCAACGTTGCGCGCAACGTGTTCGAACCATTGATCGACATGTCGCCGGACGGCCGCTTGCAGCCCGGGCTTGCCGAGTCGTGGAAGCCGCTTGACGACAAGACGTGGGAAATCAAACTGCGCAAGAACGTCAAGTTCCAGGACGGCTCGCCGTTCACGGCGGATGACGTGGTCTATTCGCTTGCTCGCCCCGACACGCTGACCAATTCGCCGGCTACGTTCGGCGTCTTCACGAAAGACATCACCAAGGTGCAGGTGGTCGATCCGTACACGGTCAAACTGACGACGGCCCGCCCGCTGGCCGTGCTGCCGAACTATCTGTCGATGATTTTCATGCTGTCGAAGAAAGACACGCAGGGACTCAAGAGCGAAGACTTCGAAACCGGCAAGGGCCTGGTCGGCACCGGGCCTTACAAGTTCTCCCGCTTCTTGCGGGGCGATCGCGTCGAGCTCGTGCGCAACGACGCTTATTGGGGCGACAAGCCGGCCTATGACAAGGTCACGGTACGAATCCTGCCGAATGCGGCGGCGCGCGTGGCAGCCATTCTGTCGGGCGATGTCGACGCGGTGATCGACGTGCCGAGCGCGGATGTCTCCCGCATCAAGGCTGACAAGAAGCTTGCCGTCTACACCAAGCCCAGTACCCTGATGGTCTTCTGGGTGATGAATCAGCTAAACGACAACGCGCCGTATGTGACGGACAACAACGGCAAGCCGTTGGGCAAGAATCCGTTCAAGGATGTGCGCGTGCGCCGGGCGTTCTCGCTCGCGATCAATCGCCAGGTGCTGGTCGACAAGGTGCTGCAAGGTTTGGGCGTGGCAACGCAGAACAGTGTGCCGAGCACGATGTTCGGCTACAACCCGGCGCTGCCGCCCGATCCGTACAAGCCCGACGAAGCGAAGAAGCTGCTGGCCGAAGCGGGTTATCCGGAGTGCTTCTCGCTGACGTTGTTCGCGCCTAACGATCGCTACGTCAACGATTCGCAACTGGCTCAGGGTGTTGCGCAAATGCTGACGCGCATCGGTTGCAAGACCAAGGTCGAGACCCAGCCGATGGGGACGTTCATCTCGCGCGTGAACCAGCTGCAACTGGGCTTCTTCATGATCGGCTGGGGCGCGGATGCGGGCGACATGGGCGTGCAGCTCGAATCGCTGTTCTCGAATCCGACCAACAATCCGTTCCGCAAGATCAACATCCAGACTTACGATTCGCCGAACTTCTGGAAACCGTTGAATGCAGGGTTGGCAACGGTCGACGATGCGAAGCGCGAAGCGCTGTACCAGGAAACGTCGAAGGTATTGCACGACGAAGTCGGCATCATCCCGACCCATCTGCAGGTTTCCACGTTTGCCGCGCGTAACGGGATTCATATCGTGCCGCGCGTCGATTCGCAGATGTACGGGTTTGACGCCGCGCCGGCGAAGTAACTTATGAGCGCCGCTGCATGTTGCAGGCGGACGGCGCGAACAGTGAACGGCGAACAGTGAACCGGTCAGCGGGCAAGAGCTCGCTGACCGGTTTTACCCTAGCGTTACGCGCGTGTTGTCGTTGAAGTGCGAAACGAACTTGTCGAGCAACGCGAGAAATTGCGTGCGCTCGGCAGGCTCGAACGGCGCGAGCAATGCATCGACCGATTTCTGTGCGTAGCGCTCGCATTGGCGGAAGCATTGCCGGCCCGCTTCGGTCAGCGAGATTTCCACCTTGCGCTGGTCCGTTTCGCTTTTAGTTTTCTCGAGCAGACCGCGTTCGCTCAGGATCTTGACGACAAGCGCGGTGGTCGAGCGGTCGAGGCCGATCAGACGGGCAATGCCGATCTGTTCGAGCGGGCCGCTGTGGAACAGGATATACAGCACGCCATATTGGCTGGGCGTCATGTCGAGCGCAGCGCAGGCTTCGATGAAGAGGTCCGTCGAGATCTGATGGGCCCGCCGGATCATGAAGCCGGGGCGGGCATACAGACGGTCGAGCGGAGTCTGGCGCGGGTCGCGCGCCACAGGGTTTTTTGCCATGGACTCGTATCTGGAAATGGGCCGCCCTCGGTCGGGCGGCAAGCGTGACTGGACGATATTATCGCGCAGTGTGAACGGTGGGTCGCGGAGCGGGGCGGATGACCGGTGTCATCCGCGCGGCTTACTGTGCGTCCGGCTGCTGCGAGGGGGCCGCCGCGGCGAACGCAGGCAACTGCTGGCAGCGCTGCGCGATGCCGCTGAGCACCGGATAGGCGCTGAGATCGACGTTAAAACGTTGTGCGTTGAAAACCTGTGGCACGAGCGTGAGATCGGCTAGCGTCGGTTGATCTCCGTAGCAGAACTCACCCGTTGTGTGACTCTGAGCCAGCCGTGTTTCCAGCGCGGAGAAACCCGTGTGAACCCAGTGGTGATACCAGGCGTCCCGCGCTTCCTGTGTCAGTCCGGCCTTATCGCCGAGGTATTTGAGTACACGCAGATTGTTGAGCGGATGAACGTCGCACGCAATGTCCAGAGCCAGCGCACGCACTGTGGCGCGGCCGAGCGGATCAGCCGGCAGTAGCGGGGGTTCGGGATGCAGTTCGTCCAGGTACTCGATGATCGCAAGCGACTGATGGAGCGATACCTCGCCGTCTCGGAACACCGGGACGAGCGCCTCGGGGCTGAGCGAGCGATAGGCGGGGGCGAACTGCTCGCCGCCGTCGCGTGAGAGGTGCACGGGCAGGTAGTCGAATGGCAGGCCTTTCAGAGCCAGCGCGATCCGTACCCGATACGATGCGGAGCTGCGGAAAAAATTGTGAAGCTGCACGGAATATCCTCGGTGAACGGAGCGCTGCCAGCATTGCGCTCCGTTGTGACATGAGTCGTTCAGACCACTTTGACGTGGAGTTCGCCGAGACCGTCGATGCCGCCGTGCATCGTATCGCCCTTGACCACGGCGCCAACACCTTCGGGTGTGCCGGTATAGATCAGATCGCCCGGCACCAGTTCGAAGAAACGCGACAGGTACGCGATCGTTTCCGCGACCGACCAGATCAGTTGCGAGACGTCCGCGCGTTGCTTCGAGGTGCCATTGACGTCTAGCCAGATCGCGCCGTCTTTCAGATGTCCGGTTCGTTCGGCACGATGCAGCGGGCCGATCGGCGCGGAGTGATCGAACGCCTTGCCGATATCCCATGGGCGCCCCATTTTTCGCATTTCCATCTGCAGATCGCGACGTGTCATATCGAGTCCCAGTGCGTAGCCGAACACGTGAGCGAGTGCATCGTCGACGGCGATGTTTTTGCCGCCTTTACCGATTGCGGCCACCAGTTCCATTTCGTAGTGGCAGTTATCCGTTTCGGGCGGATACGGAAATTCGCCCGTCGTACCCGGCGCGACGTAGACGATCGCGTCGGTCGGTTTGCAGAAGAAAAACGGCGGCTCACGATCAGGATCGAAACCCATCTCACGTGCGTGGGCCGCGTAGTTGCGCCCGACGCAGTAAATGCGACGCACGGGAAACGCGTCGTCCGAACCGGCAACCGGGACTGTTACCGCAGGCGCGGACTCAAAGACCAGACTCATTGACTATTCTCCATATGTGATTGTGTTTGCTGCGGACCGCTGTGATTGCTGTCACCGCTGTGGTCGCTTGTACCGCGTTCACGCATCCAGCTTCTCTTCGCGCAGGATATTGAGCGCGGTTTGCACCGGCCGGTCTGAAAAGCTGAACAGAACCGCGTCGTCGTTGGCATGCAGCGTGAACGTCTTCCACGACGGCACGACGAAGTGGTCCTTCGGGCCGAATTCGAAGCTTTGACCGTCGATAACCGCGCGTCCGGTGCCCTCGACGACCGAATACACTGCGCCGTCGGTACTGCGGAACGGCTTACCGGCAAAACCAGCCGGCAAATACTGCATGAACGTGGCAAGCGTCGGCATCGGCCAGCCGCCGGTTGCCGGGTTGACGTAGCGCAGCTTGACGCCATGCCAGGCGTCGAGTTCAGCGTCGCGATAGAGCCGGTCGAGCACCTCGCGCGTGCGCTCGTAGGGGTAGCTGAAAATGGGCGAGGTGGGCGACGAAGGCTGATAGTCCACCGGCAACAGGTTATGTCCGTAGCGCGCGAGCGCATTGCCCTCGGGACGTGTCACGCGTTGCGACATTGCCGCGCTTTTTTCCTCGAAACCCGCGTCAAAGAAGCGAATCATCGGGATATCCAGTCCATCGAGCCAGACCACCGGTTCGCCGTGGCCGTCAATGCCATCATTGCCGTGGTCGTGCCAGGTCCAGCTCGGCGTAATGATGAAATCGCCCGGCATCATGGTGGTGCGTTCGCCATCGACCGCGGTGTAGGCGCCGCGACCGTGGACGATAAAGCGCAGCGCCGATTGCACATGGCGGTGGGCCGGCGCGACCTCGCCCGGCAGAATCAGCTGCAATCCCGCGTAGAGCGATTGCGTCACGCTGGAGTGGCCGGGCAGCGCGGGGTTTTCCAGTATGAGCACGCGGCGCACGGCTTCCTCCGCCGTGATCAAGGTGCCGGCCTGCTCGATGTAGGGCAGCACGTCGCGCCATTTCCACAGGGCGGGCACACAGGGGCCATTGGGCTGATGCGGCACCAAGGTGCTGAGCGATTCCCAAAGGGGAGTCATGTTGAGTTCGCGGATCTGCTCGTAGAAAGCTTTCCTGTCCGATGTGGGAAGGCCGGTGTTCATTGCTTGTCTCCTGTTCTTTTCTGGAACCGCCGTGTCGCGTCGAACGGCATGTGTCTATCCGGCGATACGTGATCATGCTTGACGGTGTTCTGACGAATAATCGGCAGACGTATGTCAAAAGATATTGAATCTTGATCGCGGTGTCAAATAAATTCGGTTGTCCGGATGAACCGCTTGACGAAGCAGAAACAGCTCACTATATTTCGGCAGACGTCTGCGTAATTGATGAATAATCACGCAGAGCAGGAGACGGATTCAACGGCGCGCGCGGTTCCGCGCTCAACACGAAAGAGGAGACAAATGAAAAAAGATACCGAGGTTGTCATCGTCGGTGCAGGGATCGGCGGGTTGACGTTGGCGCTGACCTTGCACAAGGCAGGCATTGCCAGCCGCATTTTCGAAGCGGCGCCTGAAATCAGGCCGCTCGGGGTCGGGATCAACCTGTTGCCGCATGCGACGCGTGAACTGGCGGAGCTCGATCTGCTGGCCGAATTGGCCGCCGTGGGTGTAACGACGCAGGAGTCGGCGTTTTTCAATCGCCACGGCCAGTTGATCTACCGCGAGCCGGCCGGGCGTTTTGCCGGTTACGAGCATCCGCAATTCTCGATTCATCGCGGCGACCTGCAGAGCGTATTGCTCAAAACCGTGCTCGAACGCCTGGGGCCGGACAGTGTGGTGACAGACCGCCGCTGTATTGGCGCTACCCAGGATGAAGCAGGCGCAGTCGCACGCTTTACCGATAGCGCCGGCAACGACCACTTCGCTGGCGGTGCGGCGATCGTGGCGTGCGACGGTATTCACTCGGCGATTCGCAAACAGTTCTATCCGGATGAAGGCGCGCCGCGCTATTCAGGTTTCAACATGTGGCGCGGAACGATCGTGGCGCCGCCGTTCCTGAGCGGTGGCAGCATGGTGCGCGCCGGCTGGCTGACGCACGGCAAGATGGTTATCTATCCGATCCGCGATAACGTGGATGCCGCAGGCAATCAGCTGGTGAACTGGGTCGCCGAGATCGAGGCGCCGCAACCCGCACGCCGCGACTGGAACGGTAAAGGTCGGCTGGCTGATTTCTTCCCGGCATTTGCAGACTGGCATTTCGACTGGCTGGACGTGGCCGCGATGATTGAAGCAACGGAAACGATTCTGGAGTATCCGATGGTCGATCAGGATCCGCTGCCGCGCTGGAGCTTCGGCCGCATCACGTTGTTGGGAGATGCTGCACATCCGATGGTGCCGCGTGGCTCGAACGGCGCGGGGCAGGCGATTCTGGACGCCCGCTTTCTGGCAGACCGTTGCGCGGAACTGGGTGTTTGCGAGGAGGCGCTGCTTGCCTACGATCGAGCGCGCGTCAAGGCAACCGGCGACGTCGTGCTGATGAACCGCAAGGCGCCCCCCGACCGGATCCTGCAGGTGGTCTACGAGCGCACTCAGGGGCAGCGTTTCGAGCGGATCGAAGATGTGGTCAGTACGGAAGAACTGAGTCAGATCGCGAACCAGTACAAGACGGTCGCCGGTTTTCATCTCGACGATCTGAAGACCAGGCAACGGGTAGGGTGACGAAATCTGGTTGTAAGTACATTTAGACACGCGAGCGCAATGCGGCGCCCATTGCCCGTCCCGCTCGGTCTGGCTGAAGCAGGGGATCTTGCTTCAGCCATTGCCTGACGGCGCCGCGCTTAACCCTTGATGTGTTGCGTCGAGAGCCAGCCTCCGTTGACGCCGATTTGCGCCACCTGTTTGGCCACCGCGTCGGCGAGGCGTGTGGCGTCTGCTGAAACCCCAGTCTTCTTGGATTCAGACATGGTGTGCAAACCACCACCCACGGCCGCGGAGGTCGCGATGCTGCCCACCGCCGCGCCCACCCCGGCAGTTTCGGCCATGCCGGGTGCCTTGCCGCTGTCGCCGCTGGCGTTGAAACTTTGCACCAGCCTTGCGGTGCCGCCCGCCGGCTTATACAGAATCTGTACCGAACTGCTCACCTCGCTCTTGCCGGCGCCCAGGCCGATCAGCACGCGGCGGCGGCGATTGCCGGCGTCGATCGTGTTGAAGCTGCCTTGTACGAGCAGCACGTTCTGGTCGGCGGGGGCGGGGACGTCCGAGCGAATCGCGCGCAGCCCCATCGACTGCAATTGCTGAACGATTTCGTTGGCGACCTGCTCGCGCACGGCGATCGCATCGGCGGATTGCTTTTGCGCGGTGGACGAACCGTCGAGTTGCGCTTTCAATTTTTTCAGCATGCCGCCGTTGTCCAGCTTCACCTGGTCCGGACTGCTGTCGAAGGTGTAGACATAAATGTTGTCGGGGCGCACCTGCGGCTCCACGCTGCTTTGAGTCGCATTGTTGATGCTGCCGCCGGCGCAGCCGGTGAGGAGCGCGCTGCCGCAGACCATCGCAACGCATGCAAAACGAGCGGCATTCTTTTTGAGGAAACTCACTGAAGTCAACATGTTCATCCTGTCGTCGGCACCCGGTGCCGTTGTGTTCGAACGCCTCTTTCGATGATCGGGCAACCGTGGATCGTTGATCATCGGGAGCGCATTCGCACATAAAACACCCTTGATCTCATGCGTCTTTTTTCGTACGCACCGGCAGCGAAACGAAGTATGGGTGAGTCACTCCCCAAACTCCATTCAACAATTATTTCGCGCCATGTCACGGCGAAACATGCAGCGAGGGAGGCAAGCTCGGGACGAGTTGCAAACAACGACGCGAGGCATCACACCAAGGCGAGCTCGATGATGCAAAGGAGAACGAGGACAAGAAGAGCGGCGGCGACGGCCATGTCCAGCGGGTAGCGCATTATTCACCAGGCACTAGCGTTGCGGTGCTCTAATCCTAATCACCTGAGGGAAGATGAAAAGTGGGCAGAGTGGCGGCTATGTGCGAAAGCTAACGCAGCGCATCGAACGGCTGCGCTGCTTTCTGGCGGAAGCGTTTCCAGCGATCGAGGTTCGAACGCGTGATGCTTCGGTTGCGTAGTCTGCCGCGCTTTATTGCGGCTCTATTGCGGTTTACTGCGGCACAGGTGTTTGCGTTCCTGGCGGCAGGCCGCGCGGCGACTTGTTCGCCGAGACGAGGTCTTCCGACAGACTGGTGCGCAGCGTGGCAATCGCCTGATCGGCATTGGCCGGTTTCAACTGCTCGCGGGCCAGCGAGTCGTACACATAGTGGCGCAGCATAGGATCTTGCGTCTTGCTCAACACATCGTGATACACAGCCACGATCTCGCCTTCACGTCCGCTCATTGCATAGAGGCGCCGCAACTGCTCCAGATCGTTGATCACCGCGAAGCCGGGGCCCATCGGTCCATGCTGCCAGTGCGCTCCGCGTGGGTCGCGTGGGCCATCACCATGCGGCGGCTCCCCCTGCGCGTGGATCGCTGCGGGCTGCGGCGAAGCCGCTTCCTGAGCCAGCGCGCCGGTCGCGGCCACGCTTACAACGGCGGTCAGTGCGGCGCTTATCCATCCTTTTTTCATGATCTCGCTCCCATCGAGACAGTGCCGGCGCGACAGTGCGCGAGCACATCGGCAACGATAGTCGAGATGGCGCTTCGCCGGGTTACTGAAACCGCCGCGTAACTTACCGCGCCTTGCATGCCGCGTGACTGAACCGTGACACGGCCGGCCACGGAGGCCGGCGACGCCAGGGTGTGCCCGCTGGCGCAATGTGGCCGGATGGCGCATGATTGACCCAATGTGCCGTCCGACCCTAGATGCAGCAAGCCGCTGCGGGAAGTGCGGCGCACACGACGCCACGGGTGTATGAGCCGCACAAACCCATCGCGGCGATGCATCGCGGGCGAGTATTCAACCGTTAAGGAGGATTTCGCATGGACCGACCTGACGCCGCCAATCCGTTTGGCGATTTCACCAAAATGCTGGAGCAGTTCAAGCTCCCCGGCTTCGACGTACCCGCCATCATGGAAGCGCGACGCAAGGACGTGGAAGCACTGGTTCAGGCGAATCAGACTGCTTTCCAGGGCATGCAGTCGCTCGCGCAAAAACAGACTGAGATGCTGCGCGCCACGCTGGGCGAATTGCAGTCGCTCACGGGGCAGTTGTCGGCAGGCGGCGCCGCGCCTCCCGCGAAGGCTGCCGAACTGATCCAGCAAAGCCTGCATAAATCGCTGGCCGACATGCAGCAGTTGGCGCAGGCCGCGTATCAGACGCAAGCTGAGTCGTATGCGGTGATCGCAAAACGCGTGGAAGAAAACGTGCAGGAGTTGAAGTCGCTCTTGCAGCAGCAGAAAAAGTAACCAACGCGGCCGCGCCGGATCGCTCGATCCGGCGCGGCGTGACACGCAGATGTCGTAATGAAGCACCCGATGCCGTGGATGACCTCAGGTTATCCGCGGCATTTTTTTTGCCGCCTACGCGCCTCAATTATCAGAGGAAACAGGTTGATCGAGGTGAATTATTCAGTGTTCACTTACATCGTTCGCCTCATGCGGCACGCATTGATATTTTTCTGCTGTGGCCCTGTTATTTTTTGCATGTGTTCGCTTTAAACAGCTTGCATCGGAAAAATAGGCGTCTGAGCACCGCCACTTGGCGATCCGGTCTGCATTGATCAAACAGGTTCGAACGGCAGTGTGCTCGCCGAAGGTTTAAATCATCCCGCAAACGATTGCCGCGCCGCTTCGCGCTGCCTAAAGTTTCGCGCCGCCATTCCGTAGACGCATTCACGCAACCCAACCGGTGTGAATGCCATACCGGCACCGCCGGCTCGGAGTGCGCCCCTGAATTCCCGTTCGCGATCGGCTCACCTGCCGGTCACGAGCGTTTCACCTCGAAGGAAA containing:
- a CDS encoding flavin-dependent oxidoreductase, which gives rise to MKKDTEVVIVGAGIGGLTLALTLHKAGIASRIFEAAPEIRPLGVGINLLPHATRELAELDLLAELAAVGVTTQESAFFNRHGQLIYREPAGRFAGYEHPQFSIHRGDLQSVLLKTVLERLGPDSVVTDRRCIGATQDEAGAVARFTDSAGNDHFAGGAAIVACDGIHSAIRKQFYPDEGAPRYSGFNMWRGTIVAPPFLSGGSMVRAGWLTHGKMVIYPIRDNVDAAGNQLVNWVAEIEAPQPARRDWNGKGRLADFFPAFADWHFDWLDVAAMIEATETILEYPMVDQDPLPRWSFGRITLLGDAAHPMVPRGSNGAGQAILDARFLADRCAELGVCEEALLAYDRARVKATGDVVLMNRKAPPDRILQVVYERTQGQRFERIEDVVSTEELSQIANQYKTVAGFHLDDLKTRQRVG
- a CDS encoding DUF4410 domain-containing protein, whose amino-acid sequence is MLTSVSFLKKNAARFACVAMVCGSALLTGCAGGSINNATQSSVEPQVRPDNIYVYTFDSSPDQVKLDNGGMLKKLKAQLDGSSTAQKQSADAIAVREQVANEIVQQLQSMGLRAIRSDVPAPADQNVLLVQGSFNTIDAGNRRRRVLIGLGAGKSEVSSSVQILYKPAGGTARLVQSFNASGDSGKAPGMAETAGVGAAVGSIATSAAVGGGLHTMSESKKTGVSADATRLADAVAKQVAQIGVNGGWLSTQHIKG
- the phaP gene encoding phasin family protein (Members of this family are phasins (small proteins associated with inclusions such as PHA granules). Note that several different families of phasins have been named PhaP despite very little sequence similarity to each other.), producing MDRPDAANPFGDFTKMLEQFKLPGFDVPAIMEARRKDVEALVQANQTAFQGMQSLAQKQTEMLRATLGELQSLTGQLSAGGAAPPAKAAELIQQSLHKSLADMQQLAQAAYQTQAESYAVIAKRVEENVQELKSLLQQQKK